Proteins encoded in a region of the Scrofimicrobium sp. R131 genome:
- a CDS encoding DUF4406 domain-containing protein, whose protein sequence is MSAARESDPRRNAEGYLNLTAFEALKRAQRKTFGYRPLVHICSPYSGDVEGNVAVAREFCRVAVARRKIPFAPHLLFPQFMNDRNPGERELAMFFNRILLAHCEAVWVYAGNLSAGMRQELQWARPLGLPVKYFTTNFEEARSCAPR, encoded by the coding sequence GTGAGCGCCGCGCGTGAGAGCGACCCACGTCGAAACGCTGAAGGCTATCTGAATCTGACGGCGTTTGAGGCGTTGAAGCGGGCACAGCGTAAGACCTTCGGATACCGGCCACTGGTGCATATCTGCTCGCCTTACTCCGGTGATGTCGAAGGGAACGTGGCGGTGGCGCGTGAGTTCTGCCGGGTCGCGGTTGCTCGGCGGAAGATCCCGTTCGCCCCGCACCTGCTATTCCCGCAGTTCATGAACGACCGCAACCCCGGCGAGCGGGAGTTGGCGATGTTCTTCAACCGGATCCTGCTCGCTCACTGTGAAGCGGTCTGGGTGTACGCCGGGAACCTCAGTGCAGGGATGCGCCAAGAACTCCAGTGGGCGCGCCCGCTGGGGCTGCCGGTCAAGTACTTCACTACCAATTTTGAGGAGGCACGCTCGTGCGCACCCAGATGA
- a CDS encoding phage antirepressor, giving the protein MATTVQVFDNHDFGMIRTVNDEGHVLFCGKDVTTALGYKDPTNALKLHCKGVAKYHPLETPGGVQQFRFITEGDLYRLISSSILPAAERFESWVFDEVLPSIRRHGIYAIDELLQNYEFLEEAIRALRAERLARLAAEQALLEAAPKISYYDVVLKSSSLLTTTEIAKDYGLSTKRLNQVLHAAGVQFKQSGRWFLYAKLAQQGYTQSKTHEYDEGKTRTHMYWTQKGRLFIYDLLKAQGVLPVIVQGGDA; this is encoded by the coding sequence ATGGCTACAACAGTCCAGGTGTTCGACAACCACGATTTCGGCATGATCCGCACCGTCAACGACGAAGGGCATGTGTTGTTTTGCGGCAAGGACGTCACCACCGCGCTCGGTTACAAAGACCCGACCAATGCGCTCAAGCTGCACTGCAAGGGGGTGGCAAAATACCACCCCCTTGAGACCCCTGGCGGAGTACAGCAGTTCCGTTTCATCACCGAGGGTGACCTGTACCGGCTGATCTCATCATCGATACTCCCAGCAGCTGAGCGTTTCGAGTCGTGGGTGTTCGATGAGGTGCTGCCGTCGATTCGTCGCCACGGCATCTATGCCATCGACGAGTTGTTGCAGAACTATGAGTTCCTCGAAGAAGCGATCCGTGCCCTGCGGGCTGAGCGGCTGGCTCGTCTCGCTGCTGAGCAGGCTCTGCTCGAGGCTGCGCCAAAGATCTCGTACTACGACGTGGTGCTGAAGTCGTCGTCGCTGTTGACTACGACGGAGATCGCGAAAGATTACGGGCTGTCGACGAAACGCCTCAACCAGGTGTTGCACGCAGCTGGTGTGCAGTTCAAGCAGTCGGGGCGCTGGTTCTTGTATGCAAAGCTCGCCCAGCAGGGCTACACGCAGTCAAAGACTCACGAGTACGACGAGGGTAAGACCCGCACCCACATGTACTGGACACAGAAGGGCCGCCTGTTCATTTACGACCTCCTCAAAGCGCAGGGCGTGTTGCCGGTGATCGTGCAAGGTGGTGACGCGTGA
- a CDS encoding DUF262 domain-containing protein, translating into MAKSEQKVRDLVAKIRNGELMLPEMQRGYVWKSTDVRNLFDSLYRGYPSGVILAWETDEPVETRDFAVGATAALIRPLLLLDGQQRLTSLAAVMNGEGVQVRDRTREISLLFNLEHPDKLPFTSTEESDDAENAQSEGDRLAESTTRLAFVVKTNRLASQPQWVEVSDIFKLGDGTILKAAGITDLEDPRYEKYQQRLQKVRAIGDYIYRMDILERTMSYEEVTEIFVRVNSLGVTLRSSDLALAQITAKWRGSLQTFSEYQDTVVAAGFTIDLSALLRTLVALITGQAKFSTVNSLTVEQLQAGWKRTEKAFDFAVNFLKSNLHIDSLSLLSSPYLLTTLAYWADHNDYKINSEDAETFRRWFLNANAKARYAGSAETKLNQDLAEIRRGGGGEELLERLSNDVGRLYFTASELRGRNTSSGAFKTLFMALRYDGAKDWASDLIVAPTHKGKASKIEYHHIFPKAYLEKVRTDLDRQQINQIGNMAFIGAGTNKKISASAPSEYRDQFSAHHFDAQLIDFSDGKDRPDNYEAFIDRRLELIAERINTYLGVEAN; encoded by the coding sequence ATGGCAAAGAGCGAACAGAAGGTCAGAGACCTCGTAGCCAAGATCCGCAACGGCGAGTTGATGCTGCCCGAGATGCAGCGCGGGTACGTATGGAAGTCAACCGACGTCCGCAATCTGTTTGACTCTCTGTATCGCGGCTATCCGTCAGGCGTGATTCTGGCCTGGGAGACTGATGAGCCGGTCGAGACTCGTGATTTCGCGGTGGGGGCGACCGCAGCCCTAATCAGACCGCTACTGTTGCTCGATGGTCAACAGAGGCTCACATCTTTAGCTGCTGTGATGAATGGTGAGGGCGTTCAGGTCAGAGATCGCACGCGCGAAATCTCTCTGCTTTTCAACTTGGAGCACCCCGATAAGTTGCCGTTTACCTCAACCGAAGAGTCGGATGACGCCGAAAATGCGCAGTCGGAAGGAGACCGGCTAGCTGAGAGCACAACCCGCCTCGCATTCGTGGTGAAGACCAACCGTCTAGCATCTCAACCGCAGTGGGTTGAGGTCTCGGACATTTTCAAGTTGGGCGACGGCACGATCCTCAAAGCCGCCGGTATCACAGACCTTGAAGATCCCCGTTATGAGAAGTACCAACAGCGTCTGCAAAAAGTTCGCGCAATTGGTGACTACATCTATCGCATGGACATTCTTGAACGCACTATGTCTTACGAAGAAGTCACAGAGATTTTCGTTCGTGTGAACTCGCTGGGTGTGACGCTGCGTTCTTCTGACTTAGCGCTTGCGCAGATCACAGCGAAATGGCGTGGATCATTGCAGACCTTCTCAGAGTATCAAGACACCGTCGTAGCGGCAGGGTTCACCATCGACTTGAGTGCCTTGCTCCGTACTCTCGTCGCGTTGATCACTGGGCAAGCAAAGTTCTCTACGGTCAATTCACTGACGGTTGAGCAGCTGCAGGCGGGGTGGAAGCGAACTGAGAAGGCTTTCGATTTCGCAGTGAACTTCCTCAAATCGAACCTCCACATCGACTCATTGAGCTTGCTCAGCTCTCCCTACTTGCTGACCACTCTCGCGTACTGGGCTGATCACAATGACTACAAGATCAACTCGGAGGACGCTGAGACGTTTCGACGCTGGTTCCTCAACGCTAATGCGAAGGCGCGCTATGCCGGGTCTGCCGAGACAAAGCTCAATCAAGATCTAGCGGAGATACGGCGCGGTGGCGGTGGCGAGGAGTTACTCGAACGTCTCAGCAACGACGTGGGTCGTCTCTACTTCACTGCGTCCGAACTGCGCGGAAGAAACACCAGTAGTGGTGCGTTCAAGACTTTGTTCATGGCTCTGCGGTATGACGGTGCGAAGGACTGGGCTTCAGATCTGATCGTCGCACCCACCCACAAGGGGAAAGCCTCGAAGATCGAGTACCACCATATCTTCCCGAAGGCCTACCTGGAGAAAGTCCGTACCGATCTCGATAGGCAACAGATCAACCAGATCGGCAACATGGCGTTCATCGGTGCAGGCACAAATAAGAAAATCTCGGCAAGCGCTCCGAGCGAATACCGCGACCAGTTTTCCGCGCATCACTTCGATGCTCAGCTAATTGATTTCTCGGACGGAAAAGATCGGCCAGACAACTACGAGGCATTCATTGACCGGCGGCTCGAACTCATCGCAGAGCGAATCAACACGTACCTGGGCGTGGAAGCAAACTAG
- a CDS encoding primase alpha helix C-terminal domain-containing protein has translation MATATTCNHMLPKGVLSARPRFHVYLPITPCSNAEQYAGLKKQFAARFEFFDRQALDAGRFIFGSPNPQTTFTGGDQTVDVWLTAQQDADLFAEFDKATQAIGEGSRNSTRSRFAARALIRYGKTAQARELLDRKADLCDPPLPSFELEQIWGSAGRFAVKVAANIAGMQIVSKPRSGSSTSLARTVTTPPRSH, from the coding sequence GTGGCGACAGCAACGACCTGCAACCACATGTTGCCCAAGGGTGTGTTGTCTGCCCGTCCGAGGTTTCACGTCTACCTGCCCATCACACCCTGCTCGAACGCTGAGCAGTACGCAGGGCTCAAAAAGCAGTTCGCTGCACGCTTCGAATTCTTCGACCGGCAAGCCCTCGATGCAGGCCGTTTCATCTTCGGAAGCCCCAACCCCCAAACCACGTTCACCGGCGGTGATCAGACCGTCGACGTATGGCTGACTGCCCAGCAGGATGCTGACTTGTTCGCCGAGTTTGATAAGGCGACGCAGGCGATTGGTGAGGGGTCACGCAACTCGACCAGGTCGAGGTTCGCCGCGCGAGCCCTGATCCGCTACGGCAAGACCGCCCAAGCCAGGGAGTTGCTTGACCGTAAAGCCGACCTGTGTGACCCACCCCTTCCATCGTTTGAGTTGGAGCAGATCTGGGGGTCGGCGGGGCGGTTCGCGGTGAAGGTCGCAGCAAACATCGCTGGTATGCAGATCGTAAGCAAACCACGGTCTGGCAGTTCGACAAGCCTCGCGAGAACAGTGACCACCCCACCTCGAAGCCACTAG
- a CDS encoding DUF1643 domain-containing protein, with protein MLRDALLSEDGLYRYRLTRRWDDGDQVTFVMLNPSTADAHEDDPTLRRCISFAQSWGYAALSIVNLYAYRATNPDDLWRTADPIGGDNDSHLCAAGESGDLLVAAWGGNAKLERVKQVLRLPGFSQINYLRLTKAGQPSHPLYLPKDLTPTPWLH; from the coding sequence ATGCTCCGCGACGCCCTACTATCTGAGGACGGCCTGTACCGTTACCGCTTGACGCGGCGATGGGATGACGGCGATCAGGTGACGTTCGTGATGCTTAACCCTTCAACTGCTGACGCACATGAAGATGACCCGACTCTGCGCCGGTGCATCAGTTTCGCACAGTCGTGGGGTTACGCGGCCTTGAGTATCGTAAACCTCTACGCATACCGAGCAACGAATCCGGATGATCTGTGGCGTACCGCAGATCCAATCGGTGGAGATAATGACTCCCACCTGTGTGCCGCCGGAGAGAGCGGCGACCTTCTCGTTGCAGCCTGGGGCGGGAACGCCAAACTTGAACGTGTCAAACAAGTCCTCCGTCTTCCTGGGTTTTCCCAGATCAACTATCTGCGTCTCACCAAGGCCGGGCAGCCAAGTCACCCGCTATATCTGCCGAAGGATCTGACCCCGACTCCGTGGCTGCACTAA